One genomic segment of Tiliqua scincoides isolate rTilSci1 chromosome 6, rTilSci1.hap2, whole genome shotgun sequence includes these proteins:
- the PGRMC2 gene encoding membrane-associated progesterone receptor component 2, which yields MADEGDGKPWPEQRGGGGGGAEVTAAAGAATASGGWLGGGELLLNVTLLVLVALAAYQLYRRWGKRDGAGGAAQQGQAAALPRMKRRDFTLEQLREYDGARTPRILLAVNGKVFDVTKGSKFYGPEGPYGIFAGRDASRGLATFCLDKDALREEYDDLSDLNAVQMESVREWEMQFKEKYDYVGRLLKPGEEPSEYTDEEDTKDHTKQQD from the exons ATGGCGGACGAGGGGGACGGCAAGCCATGGCCTGAGCAgcgcggaggcggcggcggcggcgctgagGTGACGGCGGCGGCCGGCGCGGCCACGGCGAGTGGCGGCTGGCTGGGAGGCGGCGAGCTGCTGTTGAACGTGACGCTGTTGGTGCTCGTGGCGCTGGCGGCCTATCAGCTCTACAGGCGCTGGGGCAAGCGGGACGGCGCGGGGGGCGCGGCGCAGCAGGGCCAGGCCGCTGCCCTGCCCCGCATGAAGCGGAGGGACTTCACCCTGGAGCAGCTGCGCGAGTACGACGGCGCGCGCACGCCGCGAATCCTCCTGGCCGTCAACGGCAAAGTCTTCGACGTGACCAAAGGCAGCAAGTTCTACGGGCCCG AAGGTCCTTATGGAATATTTGCTGGCAGAGATGCTTCAAGAGGACTAGCAACTTTCTGTCTAGATAAAGATGCACTCAGAGAGGAATATGATGACCTATCAGACTTAAATGCTGTACAGATGGAAAGCGTTAGAGAATGGGAAATGCAATTTAAAG AAAAATACGACTACGTGGGTAGactcctaaaaccaggagaagaaccTTCAGAATACACAGATGAGGAAGATACCAAGGATCATACTAAACAACAGGACTGA